GGACGATAAGACGATCGTTCGCGACTATTTCAACACCACCGGCTTTGATCGTTGGCGACGAATTTATGGTGATGGTGAAGTCAACGCGGTTCAGGCTGATATCCGTGTAGGACATCAACAAACGATCGACACAGTGCTTGCTTGGCTACAAGCAGATGGTAATCTCTCTGGTCTGAGCATCTGTGATGCTGGGTGTGGTGTTGGCAGCCTTAGCATTCCCCTAGCTCAGCTAGGCGCTACTGTGTATGCCAGTGATATTTCTGAACAGATGGTAGGAGAGGCGCGCAACCGAGCATTAACAACCCTAGGACAAACCGATAACCCTCACTTTAGCGTTAGTGACTTAGAGGCCATCAGTGGT
This region of Cyanobacteriota bacterium genomic DNA includes:
- the bchM gene encoding magnesium protoporphyrin IX methyltransferase — its product is MAALDEQTSDKTTLDDKTIVRDYFNTTGFDRWRRIYGDGEVNAVQADIRVGHQQTIDTVLAWLQADGNLSGLSICDAGCGVGSLSIPLAQLGATVYASDISEQMVGEARNRALTTLGQTDNPHFSVSDLEAISGQYHTVICLDVLIHYPQEKAAEMIAHLSSLASDRLILSFAPKTWAYTILKKIGDFFPGPSKATRAYLHAEVDVVGILETNGWTVKRNAMTKTRFYFSRLLEAVR